A genomic region of Roseofilum capinflatum BLCC-M114 contains the following coding sequences:
- a CDS encoding DUF2079 domain-containing protein: MTANVGQGRNVTPLQADEWKPLLMVGGFFLMVCMVLVLHRHFTFYSSYDQGIFNQVMWNGTQGNFFQSSLSSQLSTNVVHAGEVPEVSYHRLGQHFTPALLLWLPFYSLFPQAATLSVLLVTAIAAAGLVLYVLARQYLEPTPARWIACSYYGAHAVIGPTLCNFHDNFQLPLFMFTLLLAMEKRWWWLFALMCPLILAIREDTGIALFGVGMYMILSRRFPRIGAIVCLLSFGYILALTNLIMPLFSDDISKRFMLEQFGQYTEAEEASTLDIIRGMLMNPGKLAIELFTPFSLTIRYIIAQWLPFVFVPVVAPTSWVIAGFPLLKLLSGQTTSLLSINVRYAIALVPGLCYGTILWWSGEGFNNFFQPNKPRKPRALTRFWKRVWAICISLSIFLAIAANPNRTLYFIVPDSVEPWVYVTPAEQWQRSAEIHDIISRIPDDASVAATTYIIPHLSSRREIIRSPFVFLEDDTQQVDTVDYLVVDLWRLVRYQPAFDEDLESLKIHVGLINHLLATSQYGITEFVNGVILMQKGVESLPQQLQQWQDYEQGLQPILSQG, encoded by the coding sequence ATGACCGCGAATGTAGGGCAAGGGAGAAACGTAACCCCCCTTCAAGCTGATGAATGGAAACCCCTGCTGATGGTCGGGGGATTTTTTTTGATGGTCTGTATGGTGTTGGTGTTGCATCGCCATTTCACATTCTATTCGTCCTACGATCAGGGCATTTTTAATCAGGTGATGTGGAATGGAACCCAGGGGAATTTCTTCCAAAGTAGCCTGTCATCCCAGCTTTCGACGAATGTGGTTCACGCTGGAGAAGTGCCGGAGGTCAGTTATCACCGGTTGGGACAGCATTTTACTCCGGCTTTGCTGTTGTGGTTGCCGTTCTATTCTTTGTTTCCCCAAGCTGCCACCCTATCAGTATTGTTGGTTACGGCAATTGCGGCGGCGGGTCTCGTGTTATACGTCCTGGCTCGGCAGTATTTGGAACCCACTCCAGCGCGATGGATTGCCTGTAGTTACTATGGGGCCCATGCGGTGATTGGGCCAACGCTGTGTAATTTTCACGATAATTTTCAGTTGCCTCTGTTTATGTTTACGCTGCTGCTGGCCATGGAAAAGCGCTGGTGGTGGCTGTTTGCGCTTATGTGTCCTTTGATTTTGGCGATTCGTGAGGATACGGGGATTGCTCTGTTTGGAGTGGGCATGTACATGATTTTGAGCCGCCGGTTTCCTCGGATTGGGGCGATCGTGTGTTTGCTGAGTTTCGGGTATATTTTAGCTTTGACTAATTTGATTATGCCCCTGTTTTCGGATGATATTTCCAAGCGGTTTATGTTGGAGCAGTTTGGCCAATATACGGAGGCTGAGGAAGCGTCAACCCTGGATATCATTCGGGGAATGTTGATGAATCCGGGGAAATTGGCGATCGAATTGTTCACCCCATTTTCCCTGACCATTAGGTATATTATTGCTCAATGGTTGCCCTTTGTTTTTGTGCCAGTGGTTGCACCGACTTCCTGGGTGATTGCTGGGTTTCCCTTGCTGAAATTACTCTCCGGTCAGACGACTTCCTTGCTCTCGATTAATGTGCGCTATGCCATAGCTTTGGTTCCGGGACTCTGTTATGGGACGATTTTGTGGTGGTCTGGAGAAGGGTTTAATAACTTTTTTCAGCCCAATAAACCCCGGAAACCTCGCGCTCTGACGCGGTTTTGGAAACGGGTGTGGGCAATATGTATCAGTCTTTCGATTTTTTTGGCGATCGCCGCTAATCCCAATCGCACCTTATACTTTATCGTACCCGACTCCGTAGAGCCATGGGTTTATGTCACTCCCGCAGAACAGTGGCAAAGAAGCGCAGAAATCCATGATATTATCAGTCGCATTCCAGATGATGCTAGTGTGGCGGCCACAACCTATATTATTCCCCATCTTTCCAGTCGCCGAGAAATTATCCGCTCTCCCTTTGTCTTTCTTGAGGATGATACTCAGCAAGTGGACACGGTGGATTATCTGGTCGTTGATTTATGGCGTTTGGTACGCTATCAACCGGCATTTGATGAGGATTTAGAATCTCTGAAAATCCATGTGGGTTTGATTAATCATCTGCTTGCCACCTCCCAGTACGGCATAACTGAGTTTGTGAATGGGGTGATTTTAATGCAGAAAGGTGTGGAGTCTTTACCCCAGCAGTTGCAGCAATGGCAAGACTATGAACAAGGGCTGCAACCCATTCTCAGTCAAGGTTGA
- the rarD gene encoding EamA family transporter RarD: protein MSIQFNIGILYAVLAYGAWGLLPLYWKLLESVPAVEILCHRMIWSALLLLGVLAIQGRLIEVKRLWRSPKRLTLLFSTAALISLNWGIYIYGVNSDRVLEASLGYFINPLFSIFLGYVFLGEKLNIWKLIAVILAVLGVGNLIWELGEIPLIAIGLTLTFGLYGLIRKVAAIQAMAGLTVETLLMTPFALALVMHWAKTGSGHLGLTLPVTLLLIGCGLVTSLPLLWFNLAAKKLHLSTLGFLQYIGPTFQLILAVFLYHEPFTRTHAISFGLIWTALAIYSTHSLVQVVGASKVSHHQ from the coding sequence ATGTCCATCCAATTTAATATCGGAATTCTCTATGCCGTTTTAGCTTATGGAGCTTGGGGACTCTTACCCCTGTATTGGAAGTTGTTGGAGTCTGTACCTGCGGTGGAGATCCTCTGTCATCGGATGATTTGGTCTGCATTACTATTGTTGGGAGTGTTGGCGATACAGGGGCGATTGATAGAGGTGAAGCGATTGTGGCGATCGCCGAAACGGTTGACTCTCCTCTTCTCTACGGCTGCCCTGATCTCGCTGAACTGGGGCATTTATATTTATGGTGTCAATAGCGATCGGGTTTTAGAAGCCAGTTTGGGCTATTTTATTAATCCCCTATTCAGCATTTTCCTCGGCTATGTCTTCCTGGGAGAGAAACTTAATATTTGGAAACTGATCGCCGTCATCCTGGCTGTTCTGGGAGTCGGAAATCTGATTTGGGAACTGGGAGAAATTCCGTTGATTGCGATCGGTCTAACCCTAACCTTCGGATTATACGGTCTCATCCGTAAAGTTGCCGCCATCCAAGCCATGGCCGGATTAACCGTTGAAACCCTGCTCATGACTCCCTTTGCCCTGGCTCTAGTCATGCATTGGGCGAAAACTGGCTCAGGTCACTTGGGTCTCACCTTACCCGTCACCCTCCTGTTGATCGGTTGTGGTCTAGTCACCTCTTTACCTTTGCTGTGGTTTAACTTAGCTGCAAAAAAATTACACCTGTCAACCCTGGGTTTTTTGCAATATATCGGGCCCACGTTTCAACTGATTTTAGCCGTCTTTCTCTATCACGAACCCTTTACCCGCACCCACGCCATCTCCTTTGGTCTGATTTGGACAGCACTAGCGATTTATTCAACCCATTCTCTTGTTCAGGTAGTGGGTGCATCGAAAGTTTCTCATCATCAGTAA